The sequence AGCTCGACGAGCTGGCCGACCTTTTGGACGAGCTCTGCCTCCAGTCCGGCCTGAAGGCGGTGGTTTTCTCCCAGTGGGAGGCCATGACCAGGATGGTGGAGGCCCGGCTCCGGCGCATGGGCCTGGGCTCGGTGCGCCTCCATGGCGGTGTGCCCACCGCCAGCCGGGGGGCGCTCATGGATCGGTTCCGGGAGGACGACGCGGTGCAGGTTTTCATCTCCACCGATGCCGGCGGTGTCGGCCTCAACCTGCAGAACGCCTCGGTGCTCATCAACCTGGACGTGCCCTGGAACCCGGCCATCCTGGAGCAGCGCAACGCCCGGGTGCACCGCCTCGGCCAGACCCGGACGGTGCAGATCATCACGATGGTGGCCGCCGACTCCTATGAAGAACGGGTCTTCGGCCTGGTGCAGAACAAGCAGCTTCTTTTCGACAACGTCATCGGCGACGATGCCTCCGAGGACGTGCTGGGCATCTCCAAGAAGCTTCTGGAAACCCTCATCGAGGATCTGAGCAGCGGGCCGGTGCCGGCGGCAAGGGCAGAGGCCGGGGAGCTGTCCGGGGCAGGGGAGGAGGAGGTCCAGGCACCGGCCGCTCCGGGGCCTGGCGGGAAAGCCCCCGAGGAGACCGCCCTGGAAGAGGGGATCCGCCAGTGCATCGTCGGGCTGCAGGAGGCCTTCGGGCCGCGCATCGAGCGGATCTTCGGCTCGGGCGGGGGCCTGGTGGCGGTGCTGGACCGGGTGGATGCCGAGGCGGACGAGGTGGCGGCGCGCCTGTCCGGGCTCGTGCCGGTGGCCCTCATCGACCGTTTCAGCCTGAAAGGCTTGCAGCGCCTGGGTGCCGTCTCGCCCGTGG comes from Thermodesulfobacteriota bacterium and encodes:
- a CDS encoding C-terminal helicase domain-containing protein translates to LDELADLLDELCLQSGLKAVVFSQWEAMTRMVEARLRRMGLGSVRLHGGVPTASRGALMDRFREDDAVQVFISTDAGGVGLNLQNASVLINLDVPWNPAILEQRNARVHRLGQTRTVQIITMVAADSYEERVFGLVQNKQLLFDNVIGDDASEDVLGISKKLLETLIEDLSSGPVPAARAEAGELSGAGEEEVQAPAAPGPGGKAPEETALEEGIRQCIVGLQEAFGPRIERIFGSGGGLVAVLDRVDAEADEVAARLSGLVPVALIDRFSLKGLQRLGAVSPVAESCSYFQAHPEVTPAPGALLLTQAQEKLAAARLLLAQNLATSALDLLAAALLAAAAGRAGREKPLTPQDAGVWLYGEAMPKGILGQEEVGLVLRGISLAQCPAVPENLVQELAQDVACFVGA